A single region of the Kwoniella botswanensis chromosome 1, complete sequence genome encodes:
- a CDS encoding transcription elongation factor SPT5 yields the protein MSDIEDPSSPVDLKSEDERPVTKKRPRIVDPDEEDDVDDTDEVAKADDEKAEEDVENDLDEDEDDEDDEEDEDDDEENDGERRRKRRRKQKRYRFLDVEAEVDDEDEEEDEDNDYGDVAEFIDEAPEEGVAQSDYQHRRLDRTIGRNEEEDVQDIVQRLKERHARTAAARYNGDSDAVPQRLLMPGVNDPSLWRVYVKTGREAAICASIFRKVFSQQYSANPIEVISVFFRDSLQGMIFLEARQSAAVSAAIAGIVGIFPSRGVSLVPIEEMAPLLKIKKKDVNLTPGMWIRMKRGKHTGDLAQVVDTDQITSGVVGIKFIPRIDLTPREKRKERAANGKGFTSSIKPPSRLFSYDDVRKIYGRQSVRQGAQGSYFFDNDEYIDGFCVKDVKINVIESENVNPTLEEISRFSGDDQSTAKFDLSAIADANKNLTVSVLLPGDQVEVYEGEQTGLYGVVETVTSDVISIKAIGGEVHDQIIEVPSRSVRKRFDVGEHVKVLAGKNQDATGMVVEVKGDVVTLMSDQGEQEIKVFSKDIRKAADTSNTTKTGGLYDLHDLVMLDSTTAAVVTKIEGALLRVLDQNGAARSVTPDQVTLRRDNKRLAVATDSQGNDMKVGDNMKEIEGENRQGEVINIFRSLFVFLHNRDLTDNNGVFVARAQSLISVTPKSAVSDLGKINPALNQQLPYGGASLMPPPATNVNRNRLINTLVVVTKGTSKGLLGTIRDIQGDNARVELKTNNKTLTIALTSLKRKDQKTGATFPLEAGGGPGGYGRGVGAGGYDVNPYNGAPMNGGQTPGNFGGRTPAARFGQTPNPYAAGGIGGGKTPNPYAAGAGAGGRTPAPGWGAGGKTPAPGWGGAGGKTPGWAGSGGKTPAPGFADGGRTPAWGAGAAGMGGKTPNPYGAGAGPSGGRTPAPAGSTYGSGMDAGGSRYNNGPVTAPTPYGGPPTVHSAPTPAAPSNPYSAPTPYGAPTPFAGPPTYAAPTPGAALSAPTPGLGGPTPYGAPTPFGAPTPYGGGAGGGPQVATGGIPWDWALDFRNVIVEVGSSSKPNSRSPLHFQRGAHDGKRFGYDQINGESCHCISLDDSSIIEDIPAEYLRPCKPDQPGQVVVCIGGGPEQKGQQRTTQYENDGSWMMEMDHGDLGALVIESGDLCRIWKM from the exons ATGTCAGATATTGAAGATCCGTCTTCACCTGTTGACCTGAAATCCGAAGATGAGAGACCAGtaacgaagaagagg CCAAGAATAGTAGATCCTGACG aagaagat GACGTTGATGATACCGATGAAGTAGCAAAAGCAGACGAtgagaaagctgaagaggacGTAGAAAATGATttagatgaggatgaagatgatgaagatgacgaggaggacgaggatgatgatgaagagaatgatg GTGAAAGGCGTCGAAAG CGTCGGAGAAAGCAAAAGAGATATAGGTTCTTGGATGTTGAAGCtgaggtagatgatgaggatgaagaggaagatgaggataatgATTATGGAGATG TCGCCGAGTTCATCGACGAAgcacctgaagaaggagtTGCTCAGAGTGATTATCAACATCGAAGATTGGATCGAACGATTGGTAGaaacgaggaagaagatgtgcAGGATATAGTAcagagattgaaagagagacATGCCCGAACGGCCGCAGCGAGATACAATGGTGATAGTGATGCTGTACCTCAGAGGTTGTTGATGCCCGGTGTGAATGATCCTAGTTTATGGAGGGTATATGTCAAG ACTGGTAGAGAAGCTGCAATTTGTGCTTCTATCTTCCGAAAAGTCTTTTCCCAGCAATATTCGGCCAACCCCATTGAGGTAATCTCAGTATTCTTCCGAGACTCACTGCAGGGCATGATCTTCCTTGAAGCTCGACAATCTGCCGCTGTCAGTGCTGCTATCGCCGGTATCGTCGGTATCTTCCCCTCAAGAGGTGTATCGCTTGTACCCATTGAGGAGATGGCTCCTTTgctcaagatcaagaagaaggacgtAAATTTGACACCAGGAATGTGGATCCGGATGAAGAGGGGTAAACATACGGGTGACTTAGCACAGGTGGTAGACACGGATCAGATCACAAGCGGAGTAGTCGGAATCAAGTTCATACCTAGGATCGATCTCACCCCTagggaaaagaggaaagaaagagcaGCCAACGGAAAAGGATTCACCTCTTCTATAAAACCACCTTCAAGATTATTCTCATACGACGATGTCAGGAAAATCTATGGTCGACAGAGTGTGAGACAAGGTGCTCAGGGAAGTTATTTCTTCGATAATGACGAATACATTGATGGTTTCTGTGTCAAGGACGTCAAGATCAATGTGATCGAAAGTGAAAATGTCAATCCAACCTTAGAAGAGATATCGAGATTTTCAGGGGATGATCAATCTACTGCTAAATTCGATTTATCCGCTATAGCAGATGCCAACAAAAATCTTACTGTGTCGGTTCTGTTGCCTGGTGATCAAGTTGAAGTGTACGAAGGTGAACAAACTGGATTATATGGTGTTGTCGAAACGGTAACTTCGGACGTCATATCGATAAAAGCTATAGGAGGTGAAGTGcacgatcaaatcatcgaaGTACCGTCTAGAAGTGTCAGGAAAAGATTCGATGTTGGTGAACATGTCAAAGTGTTGGCGGGCAAGAATCAAGACGCAACTGGTATGGTGGTGGAAGTCAAAGGTGATGTAGTTACTTTGATGTCTGATCAAGGAGAACAAGAG ATCAAAGTGTTCTCGAAGGATATTAGAAAAGCGGCGGATACTTCTAACACGACCAAGACTGGTGGACTGTATGATCTGCATGACCTGGTCATGCTAGA TTCTACCACCGCTGCTGTTGTCACAAAAATCGAGGGAGCCTTACTGCGTGTACTAGATCAGAATGGTGCTGCTAGATCTGTCACACCCGATCAAGTGACATTGAGAAGAGATAACAAGCGATTGGCTGTTGCTACCGATTCTCAAGGAAACGATATGAAAGTGGGAGATAACATGAAAGAAATTgaaggagag AATCGACAAGGAGAAGTGATAAACATATTCCGATCGCTTTTCGTGTTCTTACACAACCGAGATCTCACCGACAACAATGGTGTATTCGTTGCTCGAGCTCAATCATTAATCTCAGTCACACCGAAATCTGCCGTGAGCGACTTAGGGAAGATCAATCCTGCATTGAACCAGCAATTACCTTATGGCGGTGCATCGCTCATGCCTCCTCCCGCTACCAATGTCAATCGAAATAGATTGATCAATACCCTTGTCGTGGTAACTAAAGGAACAAGCAAAGGTTTGTTGGGTACGATCAGAGATATCCAAGGTGATAATGCTAGAGTGGAATTGAAGACGAATAATAAAACCTTGACTATTGCTTTGACTTCTctgaagagaaaaga CCAAAAGACAGGTGCAACTTTCCCGCTCGAAGCTGGTGGTGGACCTGGCGGGTACGGACGTGGTGTGGGTGCTGGTGGATATGATGTTAACCCTTACAATGGTGCTCCAATGAAT GGCGGGCAAACTCCTGGAAATTTCGGTGGAAGAACTCCAGCTGCGAGATTCGGTCAGACACCAAATCCATATGCTGCAGGT GGTATCGGAGGTGGCAAAACACCAAATCCCTACgctgctggtgctggtgcgGGAGGCCGAACACCCGCACCTGGATGGGGTGCTGGTGGCAAAACCCCAGCGCCAGGATGGGGAGGTGCAGGAGGTAAAACTCCTGGATGGGCTGGTAGCGGTGGCAAGACACCCGCTCCTGGGTTTGCGGATGGTGGAAGAACGCCTGCCTGGGGTGCCGGAGCTGCTGGTATGGGTGGTAAAACACCTAATCCTTATGGGGCCGGTGCCGGACCTTCGGGAGGCAGGACACCTGCTCCGGCTGGATCTACGTATGGGTCTGGTATGGACGCTGGGGGATCAAGG TACAATAATGGACCTGTCACTGCGCCTACACCATATGGAGGACCCCCAACTGTACATTCCGCCCCTACTCCTGCTGCGCCATCTAACCCATACTCTGCACCTACACCTTACGGCGCTCCCACACCATTCGCTGGTCCACCAACTTACGCTGCTCCTACACCCGGTGCAGCCTTGTCAGCTCCTACGCCAGGTCTAGGTGGTCCAACGCCCTACGGAGCACCTACGCCTTTCGGAGCTCCAACACCATATGGTGGAGGTGCAGGCGGTGGTCCTCAAGTGGCAACAGGGGGAATACCTTGGGATTGGGCACTTGATTTCAGAAATGTCATAGTGGAAGTTGGATCCTCGTCGAAACCCAACAGTAGATCACCACTTCATTTCCAGAGAGGTGCTCATGACGGTAAGAGATTCGGCTACGATCAGATCAACGGAGAATCGTGTCACTGTATCTCGCTTGACGATTCGAGTATAATCGAAGATATACCTGCCGAATACCTCCGGCCTTGTAAACCTGACCAACCTGGACAGGTGGTCGTGTGTATCGGTGGTGGACCCGAACAGAAAGGTCAACAACGAACGACACAGTATGAGAACGATGgaagttggatgatggaaATGGATCATGGTGACTTGGGTGCGTTGGTGATTGAATCGGGAGATCTATGTAGGATCTGGAAAATGTAA